aacatgaagttacttatcacaaTATATATTGAATCAAGGCCGTCACAAatttttggaggccctgtgtagatTAGCCGCAATTTaaccataaaaaataattagaGGCCCTATGTACTCATGATTTAACCTTCCATATattttatgaggccctatttatCTATAGTTTAATTCTGAAAattttgaggccctgtgcggtagcccgctttgcacgccctcaaagacagccctgtattgaatattaacgggaacatgaagttacttatcataatattgaatattaacgggaacatgaagttacttatcataatattgaatattaacgggaacatgaagttatcgatcacaatattgaatattaacgggaacctaagttactgattaaaatattttttattaacagggacatgaagttactgatcacaatattgaatattaacggaaacttgaagttactgattaaaatattgaatattaacgggaacatgaagttactgatcacagtattgaatattaacgggaacctaaagttgctgattaaaatattgaatattaagggaacatgaagttactgatcaaaatagtgaatattagcgggaacatgaagttactgatcagaatattaaatattaacgggaaccggaAGTTACTGATtcaaaattgaatattaacgggaacatgaagttactgatcacaatattaaatattaacgggaacatgaagttactgatcacaatattgaatattaacgtgaacttgaagttactgactaaaatatttaatattaatatgaagacgaagttattgatcaaaatattgaatattaacggaaatatgaagtcactgatcaaaatattttgaaattaaaggGAACGAAGTTACTgagcaaaatattaaatattaatgggagcatgaagttactgatcaaaatattgattattaacggaacgtgaagttacaaaaggctatttagacacaatttaattttggtgatttcaattttgtttcttattttttttagacacaatttaatgttaattgttcttatttttttccacaaaatgttaattacttttaatttaatttttttctattaaaaaatatatatgtgaatcaaatgcgcgtcccgtaccagaacccgtgcgaacgcacgggtttgttactagtataTTAATAAAAGAGCAACAATAAAATTATAATCACTCACTCATCTATTTTTATCGGTTTTTTgaaaacaagaaaaacaaaagTTTTACCGCACAATTTTAAAAACCCGATAAAAATGCatgtattttttcaaaaaaatcggaTAAAAACTTAAAAATTAGTAAAATTAGATACTTACTTCTTATAAATTCAATAGTTTGAATGAAAAATTTGGTATTGACAAAAGCTTTTCAAAATATTCAttgaattaaacaaaaaaatgttaatataaaattagaaattaataaaaaaaaaatgtaatagaTATACTTTGTTTCTTGAGATATTTATGTACATATTATAAAATAAGTGCTAGTATAAGATAATATTGttaatttacaaaataaaaaaatgaaattattaatttaaaaataagagATCAATATTTACACTATTGATTTATTCAcactaataatttatttaaacatgAGTTGACTATTATGTCaataaaaaaagaacaaaaattatatgcaaaaattatttttatcatcGTTCACTCATCTCATCTTGTATATAAAAATCAAAGGGTTAGTTTCAAAACCAAGTGGTCTTAGGTTCTTCACGTAACAGCTTCTTCTTCCATGGAAACTTTACCAAACTCTGTTTCAAATCTCAAAATCTCATCCCTTCCACCACCAACATCAACACCAATTCGTGAATTCCATCGCTTCACAAGAACTCCTCATCCAATCCCTAACCGGCCTCCAAAACCAAAAtctcaaaaaatcataaatttcgtACACAACAATCACTCTCTACCATTTTCTTCTTCAACAACCCCGTCTCTCATACTCAAACAATCTTCTCCAATATTCCATCACAAGCCTGCTACTGGATATGCTGCTGCAGTCATAGATGTAGCTCAAACCAGCAACACGCTTCATGCAGTTCAAAGGGATGTTCTTCGACTCTTGAAATTCCTCAGGAAATCGAAGCTTCAATCAGATGGTGGTATCATTGATGTTTCAGCGGTTAGGAAGGTGGTGGAACAGGGGAATTTTGAGCGGCATGTGGTTGGgttggtgaagatgttgatgaagaagaagaaattggGAATGGTTGGGCAAGTGTTGGAAGAGTTTGAGAGGATTTATGATGAATTGTGTGGAACTCAAGTTGTGTTGGTTTCATCAAAAACAGAAATTGGAAAAGATGAAATGTTTGG
The Vicia villosa cultivar HV-30 ecotype Madison, WI linkage group LG6, Vvil1.0, whole genome shotgun sequence genome window above contains:
- the LOC131615118 gene encoding ATP synthase delta chain, chloroplastic-like, with product METLSNSVSNIKISSPPPPASTPNREFHRFTRTPHPIPNRYIETQFLVEVVSKEEMKKVFGVGVLHVTASSSMETLPNSVSNLKISSLPPPTSTPIREFHRFTRTPHPIPNRPPKPKSQKIINFVHNNHSLPFSSSTTPSLILKQSSPIFHHKPATGYAAAVIDVAQTSNTLHAVQRDVLRLLKFLRKSKLQSDGGIIDVSAVRKVVEQGNFERHVVGLVKMLMKKKKLGMVGQVLEEFERIYDELCGTQVVLVSSKTEIGKDEMFGIAKSVHKLSGAFRVRVRNLVQDFFFFDKWFKIRTLLCVKVCNANVEN